GCTCTATTATTAGAGCGTCAAAATCTTAAAGTTGCCATGTTAAAACTGGATCCCTATCTTAACGTTGATCCGGGAACTATGAATCCTTACGAACACGGTGAGGTCTACGTTACCAACGACGGAATAGAGACGGATCTAGATCTTGGTCACTATCATCGATTCTCTTCAGTAAACCTATCGAAATATTCTACAGCAACCTCAGGACAAATCTACGCTCGAGTGATTAAAAGAGAACGCGAAGGAGTTTATCTAGGAAGCACTGTTCAAGTTATCCCTCATATTACTAACGAGATCATCGAAGTGATCCTAGAATGTGCTAAGGAAAATCAACCTGATGTATTAATCGTAGAAATTGGTGGCACTGTTGGTGATATAGAATCCCTACCTTTTCTCGAAGCTATTCGCCAATTCCGTTGCGAGCATGCGGCAAACTGCTTCAGCATTCATATGACTTATGTGCCTTATTTAAAAGCTGCTGGAGAGGTAAAAACAAAGCCTACGCAACATTCTGTTCAAAGCTTAAGAGGAATTGGAATTATTCCTGATGCCATTCTTTGCAGATCTGAAACGCCTCTAAGTAACGAGGTGAAAAAGAAAATCAGTCTATTTTGTAACGTCCCCGATAGCGCCGTTTTCAATGTTGTAGACGTCGAGCATTCCATTTATGAAATGCCCTTAATGCTCTCTCGAGAAAAGATTTCTACATTTATTACGGAAAAGTTAGGGCTATTTACAAAGCAAGAAGACTTAAGCGATTGGAAAATTCTCATAGAACGTCTACGCAATCCTCTTCCAAATAAAGTGCGTATTGGTTTGGTAGGTAAATACGTACAACATAAAGATGCGTATAAATCTGTCTTTGAGTCGATTACTCATGCCGCATTAAGTTTAAATTGCGCGGTAGACATTCTTCCTTTAGATTCTGAAGATCCTCATTTCCTTGAAGCCCTAGAAGAGTGTGATGGCTGTTTAGTTCCCGGAGGTTTTGGAATTCGTGGATGGGAAGGAAAAATTACTGCAGCAAAGCTCTGCCGAGAAAGAGGCATCCCTTACTTTGGTATTTGCCTAGGAATGCAAGTTCTTGTTGTTGAGTATGCTCGCAATGTCATGGACTTAGAAAAAGCCAATTCAACAGAAATGGATCAAGATACACCACATCCTGTTATCTGTATGATGGATGGACAAGCCGCTCTAGTCGCTACCGGGGGAACCATGCGTCTTGGCGCCTACCCTTGCACACTATCTCCAGGAACCAAGGTGTATGAAGCCTACGGACAATCCGAAATTATGGAACGCCATCGCCACCGCTATGAAGTAAATTTTGACTATATACAGCAATTAAAAGATCACGGTCTGAATATCGTGGGGAGATGTCCGCAACAAGGACTTTGTGAAATCGTAGAAACCGAAAATCATCCCTGGATGGTCGGTGTGCAATTCCATCCTGAGTTCCTGTCAAAATTGATAACACCTCATCCTCTATTTGTAGGCTTTATTCAGGCAGCACTTCTATACTCGAAGAATAAAAGCCATGTCTAATCCTAAGAATAAGAAAGAAAAAACTTTCCTAGGTATAGACTATGGACAGAGGCGCATAGGCCTTGCCTATGCCGCCTCGCCTCTGTTCATCAGTCTACCTATAGGATGTATAGAAGCAGGAAATACAGTAGAGGCTACCGCTAAAATTCTTTTCAATATTATTCAAGAACGCAGCGTATCTTGTGTTGTGTTAGGGAATCCTATTCCTATGCAAAAAGGACAAAAATCCGCCCTACAAGAAGAAATCACCAAACTTTCTTCCTTAATTCAGGAATCTTGTGGCGTTGAAGTTATCCTTTGGGATGAAAGACTTTCTTCTGCACAAGCAGAGCGCATGCTAAAAGGTGATTGCGGATTAAGTAGAAAAAAAAGAAAAGGGAAAACCGATACTATTGCCGCAACGCTAATTCTCACCAGCTTTTTAGAAAGCTCCCCCCCAAAGATATTCCTAAAAAAAACATGCCCGAAGCCTCCTGTCAGATAGATTTTTTAATTCATTAAGAATAAAAAAATTCAATCTATGCAATTTATATTTTTCAAAAAAAAATCCATACATAAATTATTTAAATTCAGCAATGTATAAATTACTTTGAACAAAAAACTAAAAAATCTTAACCTTTTGTCTCTGAAAATCCCAGATTGATCTATAATACAAAAGATTTTCAGTGCCATCACAACACGATGAAATAAATCTTAATGTCCTTCCTTTAAAAAAAAATGATAATGAAGGTGTTCTCCTTTTTTATGATGTTCACACGGTGGCTGTTTGCAATTGTTCTCGCGTCTTCAATTCTAGCAGGCTGTTCCCCAGCAGCTTTGAGATCATCAAAAACTCTTACGATTGCCATTCATGACGATCCTGTATCTCTATCTCCTGAGCAAGCAAAGCGCGCGTTAGATCTTTCTATTTCCAAGCTTATTTTTGAAGGACTTACAAGAGAAAATCCTTATAAAAATGATGTGGAATTTGCCTTGGCAAGTCACTACACCGTATCTGCTGACGAAAAAATCTATACATTTTTCATAAAACATGATGCCTGCTGGAGTAATGGCTCTCCCATTAGGTCTCAAGACATTGCTAAAGCTTGGGAATACGCGAAAACCTTCTCTCCTCACCATAAAGCTTTCGAAGGCATCCATTTCAAAGCCTGCTCACCATCGAGTATTACTTTAACCTTAGACACGCCAAATCCTAAGCTATTACAATTGCTAGCCTTCCCCGCATTTGCCGTTTTCAATCCTGAAAATACGACTATGTTTAGCGGACCTTTTCA
The Chlamydia caviae GPIC genome window above contains:
- a CDS encoding CTP synthase produces the protein MPFKCIFLTGGVVSSLGKGLTAASLALLLERQNLKVAMLKLDPYLNVDPGTMNPYEHGEVYVTNDGIETDLDLGHYHRFSSVNLSKYSTATSGQIYARVIKREREGVYLGSTVQVIPHITNEIIEVILECAKENQPDVLIVEIGGTVGDIESLPFLEAIRQFRCEHAANCFSIHMTYVPYLKAAGEVKTKPTQHSVQSLRGIGIIPDAILCRSETPLSNEVKKKISLFCNVPDSAVFNVVDVEHSIYEMPLMLSREKISTFITEKLGLFTKQEDLSDWKILIERLRNPLPNKVRIGLVGKYVQHKDAYKSVFESITHAALSLNCAVDILPLDSEDPHFLEALEECDGCLVPGGFGIRGWEGKITAAKLCRERGIPYFGICLGMQVLVVEYARNVMDLEKANSTEMDQDTPHPVICMMDGQAALVATGGTMRLGAYPCTLSPGTKVYEAYGQSEIMERHRHRYEVNFDYIQQLKDHGLNIVGRCPQQGLCEIVETENHPWMVGVQFHPEFLSKLITPHPLFVGFIQAALLYSKNKSHV
- the ruvX gene encoding Holliday junction resolvase RuvX — translated: MSNPKNKKEKTFLGIDYGQRRIGLAYAASPLFISLPIGCIEAGNTVEATAKILFNIIQERSVSCVVLGNPIPMQKGQKSALQEEITKLSSLIQESCGVEVILWDERLSSAQAERMLKGDCGLSRKKRKGKTDTIAATLILTSFLESSPPKIFLKKTCPKPPVR